The following are encoded together in the Chiloscyllium plagiosum isolate BGI_BamShark_2017 chromosome 19, ASM401019v2, whole genome shotgun sequence genome:
- the LOC122559542 gene encoding uncharacterized protein LOC122559542 isoform X3 gives MKMYDCKRGFLPPYPISKPIRNDVTYAANRTCAHPASTPPQPNSHTKPVEKTLETLNQMIGTVQPMAQTQEYKSQQMLSVVKANSQAQNTSVHQVVSQAASQPLPRKWPIPVLPKGSTVTSTRVQQLAVNGLVWVTTTSAGQTVQTPNAHKIYSARVLPAFNPVSANQNLAHSSNLLISLSSANGSVPQISMDQTQVNVSEPQGNGSLIFGLMANNVVKCDGQIQGKVTCGKVGTDMNKGPEGIITQNVPPQLGQRSWPALTNGAQERAGSSNNTLPVSEQTGQSACLSSQPTTQHTTSNSWFASANSNGQKRMVLARVTPMSHDWKDLQQNPHSLQSADNSNIKDVPVEGTQLHDKLSDQNGELEDACSTLAKSIEMQNQSSLTEMTEQKRVPPAPAVPPLSLKPDVCSQEDVHNIHFYFTPSTMNEVSIITSQVSSSFSTQQNLMSSGNLISAANVSSHNSVPVTSQLTALSGHCNFGVSSVGSSNSTLQQTVTASPVEMGALCNSEQQSTLPFPGSPHSVNVLCSAVNIASTSEGKQTIQLVSSGSTPSSEAFHASNSLHSVCLVPSESSGKQATPGLVLVVPPSVLVQNCQNVEAASICQPSTVLTGEEHLPARLTECKGEASSLVAGAPTPESEKSNTAQPAAASPLNLTGQQHEEIISSLTAGGIGEPANGVNTSVDPSQKTPSEVLPSSTEVSGKKRNLTLDAGVLSKDCGFQHCLMLCDGQENVTDSPPHKRFMASALEGLSKGENVCKDVPLPDEKETTNSSELMKCSDSSERPELIVDDQTVAKCNILQSEICITGVFSLGDNTGMWKTVEQSSPSPVVDLTGSSQEELNDESTIKETGESSLKDQEAHEDCDTVRENPQVPSSPFSNLECERCPSVKESSQRGQAQSALEVLQEKLPSQQTLQTHTSQVNILIDLTADKDDFTEPQQSHSVLPSDYKEQDEKVVSDQNVTSVEINNSPPLKFSDREPQGLDDLLHSIDTEIETLMNFWNPYPFKFAHANTAKSASKHYDQQKSENCEHKQPSVAIETASVSEEVQMPDEPVKASLVDDLDCNSSYNIKVLGHTEILNLLAEIAKPKLNEKLPPGGVWSETFDRSDVRLKEEMPGKPSQNASSDVWKAGSSKAGAMKLPGRPWGDQSPTLQPVTNKNSCAKKTKRERKEYCCINAWLAASGVLGIYCNCKLSQGNKTENQLDLRHAMHENQNSNEPSDPNCIGKHMDVEATLHSVPVATHRGHALEVSESWNTGPRSCSNAAPDSNRDEVLRDVQQEVCVVQAMQQQAGANNTRIENNEVEGFCKPGIAHLSSLRMSEEPVGLPCKASSHEKPDRKESKDISRDLVEVQPDKDTWTALELDDQTTNGNRDPPSDILRKKIGDQTDKCNTNRHLGVKLGFKVMKRKPDASNCRSPQKQRKSETRGTKYQVEAKKLQKQMQKTSQRPGSCKHWPQKI, from the exons ATGAAAATGTACGATTGCAAGAGGGGATTCTTGCCACCGTATCCAATATCGAAGCCAATTCGCAATGATGTCACCTATGCTGCAAACAGGACATGTGCGCATCCAGCATCCACACCCCCTCAGCCAAATAGCCACACTAAACCTGTTGAGAAGACCCTCGAAACACTCAACCAGATGATTGGGACAGTTCAACCGATGGCGCAGACCCAGGAGTATAAATCTCAACAGATGCTTTCGGTTGTTAAAGCTAACTCGCAAGCACAAAACACTTCAGTCCACCAAGTTGTTTCACAGGCAGCATCTCAACCTCTTCCAAGGAAATGGCCGATCCCAGTCCTACCCAAAGGCAGTACAGTAACCAGCACAAGAGTACAGCAGCTTGCTGTCAACGGACTTGTATGGGTGACTACCACAAGCGCTGGCCAAACTGTTCAGACTCCGAATGCCCACAAAATCTATTCAGCGAGGGTATTACCAGCCTTCAATCCAGTTTCAGCTAATCAGAATCTAGCCCACTCTTCGAATTTGCTAATTTCGTTATCATCTGCAAATGGGAGTGTACCTCAAATTTCAATGGACCAAACACAAGTCAATGTTTCTGAACCTCAAGGCAATGGTAGCTTAATTTTTGGTTTAATGGCAAATAATGTAGTGAAGTGTGACGGGCAGATACAAGGTAAGGTGACTTGTGGCAAGGTAGGTACAGATATGAACAAAGGTCCTGAAGGAATTATAACCCAGAATGTCCCCCCTCAACTTGGCCAGAGAAGCTGGCCAGCTCTTACAAATGGAGCACAAGAAAGAGCTGGCTCTTCCAATAATACTCTGCCAGTTTCTGAACAGACAGGGCAATCCGCTTGTTTGAGTTCACAGCCAACTACGCAGCACACTACTAGTAATTCTTGGTTTGCATCAGCAAATTCAAATGGCCAAAAACGAATGGTGCTTGCCCGGGTTACCCCAATGTCTCACGACTGGAAGGATTTGCAACAAAATCCACATTCTCTTCAGTCTGCTGATAACTCCAACATCAAGGACGTGCCTGTGGAAGGCACTCAGTTGCATGATaaattaagtgatcagaatggaGAATTGGAAGATGCCTGTTCAACTTTGGCAAAATCTATTGAAATGCAAAACCAATCATCCCTGACAGAAATGACTGAACAGAAGAGAGttcctcctgcaccagctgttcctcccctctctctcaaaCCAGATGTATGCAGTCAAGAAGATGTACATAATATTCACTTTTACTTTACACCTTCAACTATGAATGAAGTCAGTATTATAACTTCTCAGGTGTCTTCCAGTTTCAGTACCCAGCAGAATTTAATGTCTTCAGGAAAtctcatttcagctgctaatgtAAGCTCACACAACAGCGTCCCTGTGACCTCCCAGTTGACTGCATTGTCTGGGCATTGTAACTTTGGAGTATCATCGGTGGGCAGTTCAAATTCAACCTTGCAGCAGACAGTGACTGCATCTCCAGTTGAAATGGGGGCTTTGTGTAATAGTGAACAGCAGAGTACTCTTCCTTTTCCTGGTTCTCCACATTCTGTAAATGTGCTGTGCTCGGCAGTCAATATAGCATCCACAAGTGAAGGCAAACAAACAATTCAGCTTGTTTCTTCAGGTTCTACTCCTTCATCTGAAGCATTTCACGCTAGCAACTCGTTGCACTCTGTTTGCCTCGTACCCAGTGAAAGCTCTGGGAAGCAGGCAACTCCAGGCCTTGTACTTGTAGTCCCACCGTCTGTGCTTGTACAGAATTGCCAGAATGTGGAGGCTGCTTCTATCTGTCAGCCCTCCACAGTATTAACTGGAGAAGAACACTTGCCAGCGAGACTTACTGAATGCAAAGGTGAAGCATCCAGTTTAGTTGCGGGTGCACCTACTCCAGAGTCTGAGAAATCTAACACTGCTCAGCCAGCAGCTGCCAGTCCATTAAACCTGACTGGACAACAACATGAAGAAATTATCAGCTCGCTGACAGCCGGCGGAATTGGGGAACCGGCAAATGGCGTGAATACGTCAGTGGACCCCAGTCAGAAGACTCCGTCTGAAGTATTGCCGTCTTCCACTGAGGTCAGTGGGAAGAAGAGGAACCTAACTTTGGATGCAGGGGTCTTGTCGAAAGACTGTGGTTTCCAACACTGCCTGATGCTGTGTGATGGTCAGGAAAATGTAACTGATAGTCCGCCTCACAAAAGGTTCATGGCTTCTGCTCTGGAGGGTTTGTCAAAGGGTGAAAACGTATGTAAAGATGTGCCTCTACCTGATGAAAAGGAAACAACAAACTCTTCAGAGTTGATGAAGTGCAGTGACAGCTCAGAGAGACCTGAGCTTATAGTTGATGATCAGACTGTTGCCAAATGTAATATACTTCAGTCTGAGATCTGTATCACTGGGGTGTTCTCATTGGGAGACAATACTGGGATGTGGAAGACCGTTGAGCAGAGCTCCCCCTCCCCTGTGGTTGATCTAACTGGCTCttcacaagaggaattgaatgacGAGTCTACAATAAAAGAAACTGGAGAATCCAGTTTGAAAGACCAAGAAGCACATGAAGATTGTGATACTGTGAGGGAAAATCCACAAGTGCCGAGTTCTCCCTTCTCTAATTTAGAGTGTGAGCGATGCCCGTCAGTAAAAGAATCTTCTCAAAGGGGGCAAGCACAATCGGCATTGGAAGTCTTGCAGGAAAAACTCCCCAGTCAGCAGACCCTTCAAACTCATACTAGCCAGGTGAACATTTTAATAGATCTAACTGCAGACAAAGATGATTTTACTGAGCCTCAACAGAGTCATTCAGTATTACCATCTGATTACAAAGAGCAGGATGAGAAAGTGGTTTCTGACCAGAATGTCACGTCTGTTGAGATTAATAATTCACCTCCTTTAAAATTTTCAGATCGTGAGCCTCAGGGTCTTGATGATCTATTGCATTCAATTGACACAGAAATTGAAACTTTAATGAACTTCTGGAATCCTTATCCTTTCAAATTTGCACATGCCAACACTGCAAAGTCAGCCAGCAAACACTACGATCAACAAAAAAGTGAAAATTGTGAGCATAAACAGCCAAGTGTCGCTATAGAAACTGCGAGTGTTTCCGAAGAAGTGCAAATGCCAGATGAGCCTGTGAAAGCTAGCCTGGTTGACGATTTGGACTGCAACTCGTCTTATAATATCAAGGTACTTGGACACACTGAGATCCTGAACCTGCTTGCTGAAATAGCAAAACCAAAACTAAATGAGAAGCTGCCTCCAGGAGGTGTATGGTCTGAAACGTTCGATCGCTCAGATGTGAGGCTGAAAGAGGAAATGCCAGGTAAACCTTCCCAGAATGCCAGCAGTGACGTGTGGAAGGCTGGCAGTTCCAAGGCAGGGGCGATGAAGCTTCCAGGTAGACCGTGGGGAGACCAAAGTCCTACATTGCAGCCTGTCACCAATAAGAACAGCTGTGCAAAGAAGACGAAACGGGAAAGGAAGGAATATTGTTGTATTAATGCCTGGCTAGCTGCATCAGGTGTGCTTGGCATATACTGCAATTGTAAATTATCGCAAGGCAATAAAACTGAAAACCAGTTAGATTTGCGACATGCAATGCATGAGAACCAAAATAGCAATGAGCCTAGTGATCCAAATTGTATTGGAAAACACATGGATGTAGAGGCCACTTTACACAGTGTGCCTGTTGCCACCCATAGAGGACATGCTTTAGAAGTATCTGAGAGCTGGAATACTGGGCCCAGAAGCTGCTCCAATGCTGCTCCTGACTCTAATCGGGATGAAGTTTTGAGAGACGTTCAACAAGAAGTGTGTGTTGTTCAAGCTATGCAGCAACAGGCTGGTGCAAACAATACTCGAATAGAAAACAATGAAGTGGAAGGTTTCTGTAAGCCAGGCATTGCACACTTAAGTTCTCTTAGAATGTCTGAAGAACCGGTTGGATTACCCTGCAAAGCTTCTTCTCACGAGAAACCCGATCGAAAGGAAAGCAAAGACATTTCCCGAGATCTGGTTGAAGTTCAACCAGACAAAGACACGTGGACTGCTCTGGAACTTGATGATCAAACGACAAATGGGAACAGAGATCCTCCTTCAGACATATTGAGAAAGAAAATTGGTGACCAAACTGACAAGTGTAACACTAACCGCCACCTTGGGGTCAAGCTAGGATTCAAGG tcaTGAAAAGGAAACCTGATGCTTCTAATTGCCGGAGTCCACAGAAACAAAGGAAAAGTGAAACTCGGG GTACCAAATATCAGGTCGAAGCAAAGAAATTGCAGAAGCAGATGCAAAAAACAAGCcaaag ACCTGGATCTTGCAAACATTGGCCTCAAAAGATCTAA
- the LOC122559542 gene encoding uncharacterized protein LOC122559542 isoform X2 yields MKMYDCKRGFLPPYPISKPIRNDVTYAANRTCAHPASTPPQPNSHTKPVEKTLETLNQMIGTVQPMAQTQEYKSQQMLSVVKANSQAQNTSVHQVVSQAASQPLPRKWPIPVLPKGSTVTSTRVQQLAVNGLVWVTTTSAGQTVQTPNAHKIYSARVLPAFNPVSANQNLAHSSNLLISLSSANGSVPQISMDQTQVNVSEPQGNGSLIFGLMANNVVKCDGQIQGKVTCGKVGTDMNKGPEGIITQNVPPQLGQRSWPALTNGAQERAGSSNNTLPVSEQTGQSACLSSQPTTQHTTSNSWFASANSNGQKRMVLARVTPMSHDWKDLQQNPHSLQSADNSNIKDVPVEGTQLHDKLSDQNGELEDACSTLAKSIEMQNQSSLTEMTEQKRVPPAPAVPPLSLKPDVCSQEDVHNIHFYFTPSTMNEVSIITSQVSSSFSTQQNLMSSGNLISAANVSSHNSVPVTSQLTALSGHCNFGVSSVGSSNSTLQQTVTASPVEMGALCNSEQQSTLPFPGSPHSVNVLCSAVNIASTSEGKQTIQLVSSGSTPSSEAFHASNSLHSVCLVPSESSGKQATPGLVLVVPPSVLVQNCQNVEAASICQPSTVLTGEEHLPARLTECKGEASSLVAGAPTPESEKSNTAQPAAASPLNLTGQQHEEIISSLTAGGIGEPANGVNTSVDPSQKTPSEVLPSSTEVSGKKRNLTLDAGVLSKDCGFQHCLMLCDGQENVTDSPPHKRFMASALEGLSKGENVCKDVPLPDEKETTNSSELMKCSDSSERPELIVDDQTVAKCNILQSEICITGVFSLGDNTGMWKTVEQSSPSPVVDLTGSSQEELNDESTIKETGESSLKDQEAHEDCDTVRENPQVPSSPFSNLECERCPSVKESSQRGQAQSALEVLQEKLPSQQTLQTHTSQVNILIDLTADKDDFTEPQQSHSVLPSDYKEQDEKVVSDQNVTSVEINNSPPLKFSDREPQGLDDLLHSIDTEIETLMNFWNPYPFKFAHANTAKSASKHYDQQKSENCEHKQPSVAIETASVSEEVQMPDEPVKASLVDDLDCNSSYNIKVLGHTEILNLLAEIAKPKLNEKLPPGGVWSETFDRSDVRLKEEMPGKPSQNASSDVWKAGSSKAGAMKLPGRPWGDQSPTLQPVTNKNSCAKKTKRERKEYCCINAWLAASGVLGIYCNCKLSQGNKTENQLDLRHAMHENQNSNEPSDPNCIGKHMDVEATLHSVPVATHRGHALEVSESWNTGPRSCSNAAPDSNRDEVLRDVQQEVCVVQAMQQQAGANNTRIENNEVEGFCKPGIAHLSSLRMSEEPVGLPCKASSHEKPDRKESKDISRDLVEVQPDKDTWTALELDDQTTNGNRDPPSDILRKKIGDQTDKCNTNRHLGVKLGFKVMKRKPDASNCRSPQKQRKSETRDAKHLPNYNCHVMVRDKTYSSSGERAVLVNLVPVSGKFCKTKAKRRAKSQ; encoded by the exons ATGAAAATGTACGATTGCAAGAGGGGATTCTTGCCACCGTATCCAATATCGAAGCCAATTCGCAATGATGTCACCTATGCTGCAAACAGGACATGTGCGCATCCAGCATCCACACCCCCTCAGCCAAATAGCCACACTAAACCTGTTGAGAAGACCCTCGAAACACTCAACCAGATGATTGGGACAGTTCAACCGATGGCGCAGACCCAGGAGTATAAATCTCAACAGATGCTTTCGGTTGTTAAAGCTAACTCGCAAGCACAAAACACTTCAGTCCACCAAGTTGTTTCACAGGCAGCATCTCAACCTCTTCCAAGGAAATGGCCGATCCCAGTCCTACCCAAAGGCAGTACAGTAACCAGCACAAGAGTACAGCAGCTTGCTGTCAACGGACTTGTATGGGTGACTACCACAAGCGCTGGCCAAACTGTTCAGACTCCGAATGCCCACAAAATCTATTCAGCGAGGGTATTACCAGCCTTCAATCCAGTTTCAGCTAATCAGAATCTAGCCCACTCTTCGAATTTGCTAATTTCGTTATCATCTGCAAATGGGAGTGTACCTCAAATTTCAATGGACCAAACACAAGTCAATGTTTCTGAACCTCAAGGCAATGGTAGCTTAATTTTTGGTTTAATGGCAAATAATGTAGTGAAGTGTGACGGGCAGATACAAGGTAAGGTGACTTGTGGCAAGGTAGGTACAGATATGAACAAAGGTCCTGAAGGAATTATAACCCAGAATGTCCCCCCTCAACTTGGCCAGAGAAGCTGGCCAGCTCTTACAAATGGAGCACAAGAAAGAGCTGGCTCTTCCAATAATACTCTGCCAGTTTCTGAACAGACAGGGCAATCCGCTTGTTTGAGTTCACAGCCAACTACGCAGCACACTACTAGTAATTCTTGGTTTGCATCAGCAAATTCAAATGGCCAAAAACGAATGGTGCTTGCCCGGGTTACCCCAATGTCTCACGACTGGAAGGATTTGCAACAAAATCCACATTCTCTTCAGTCTGCTGATAACTCCAACATCAAGGACGTGCCTGTGGAAGGCACTCAGTTGCATGATaaattaagtgatcagaatggaGAATTGGAAGATGCCTGTTCAACTTTGGCAAAATCTATTGAAATGCAAAACCAATCATCCCTGACAGAAATGACTGAACAGAAGAGAGttcctcctgcaccagctgttcctcccctctctctcaaaCCAGATGTATGCAGTCAAGAAGATGTACATAATATTCACTTTTACTTTACACCTTCAACTATGAATGAAGTCAGTATTATAACTTCTCAGGTGTCTTCCAGTTTCAGTACCCAGCAGAATTTAATGTCTTCAGGAAAtctcatttcagctgctaatgtAAGCTCACACAACAGCGTCCCTGTGACCTCCCAGTTGACTGCATTGTCTGGGCATTGTAACTTTGGAGTATCATCGGTGGGCAGTTCAAATTCAACCTTGCAGCAGACAGTGACTGCATCTCCAGTTGAAATGGGGGCTTTGTGTAATAGTGAACAGCAGAGTACTCTTCCTTTTCCTGGTTCTCCACATTCTGTAAATGTGCTGTGCTCGGCAGTCAATATAGCATCCACAAGTGAAGGCAAACAAACAATTCAGCTTGTTTCTTCAGGTTCTACTCCTTCATCTGAAGCATTTCACGCTAGCAACTCGTTGCACTCTGTTTGCCTCGTACCCAGTGAAAGCTCTGGGAAGCAGGCAACTCCAGGCCTTGTACTTGTAGTCCCACCGTCTGTGCTTGTACAGAATTGCCAGAATGTGGAGGCTGCTTCTATCTGTCAGCCCTCCACAGTATTAACTGGAGAAGAACACTTGCCAGCGAGACTTACTGAATGCAAAGGTGAAGCATCCAGTTTAGTTGCGGGTGCACCTACTCCAGAGTCTGAGAAATCTAACACTGCTCAGCCAGCAGCTGCCAGTCCATTAAACCTGACTGGACAACAACATGAAGAAATTATCAGCTCGCTGACAGCCGGCGGAATTGGGGAACCGGCAAATGGCGTGAATACGTCAGTGGACCCCAGTCAGAAGACTCCGTCTGAAGTATTGCCGTCTTCCACTGAGGTCAGTGGGAAGAAGAGGAACCTAACTTTGGATGCAGGGGTCTTGTCGAAAGACTGTGGTTTCCAACACTGCCTGATGCTGTGTGATGGTCAGGAAAATGTAACTGATAGTCCGCCTCACAAAAGGTTCATGGCTTCTGCTCTGGAGGGTTTGTCAAAGGGTGAAAACGTATGTAAAGATGTGCCTCTACCTGATGAAAAGGAAACAACAAACTCTTCAGAGTTGATGAAGTGCAGTGACAGCTCAGAGAGACCTGAGCTTATAGTTGATGATCAGACTGTTGCCAAATGTAATATACTTCAGTCTGAGATCTGTATCACTGGGGTGTTCTCATTGGGAGACAATACTGGGATGTGGAAGACCGTTGAGCAGAGCTCCCCCTCCCCTGTGGTTGATCTAACTGGCTCttcacaagaggaattgaatgacGAGTCTACAATAAAAGAAACTGGAGAATCCAGTTTGAAAGACCAAGAAGCACATGAAGATTGTGATACTGTGAGGGAAAATCCACAAGTGCCGAGTTCTCCCTTCTCTAATTTAGAGTGTGAGCGATGCCCGTCAGTAAAAGAATCTTCTCAAAGGGGGCAAGCACAATCGGCATTGGAAGTCTTGCAGGAAAAACTCCCCAGTCAGCAGACCCTTCAAACTCATACTAGCCAGGTGAACATTTTAATAGATCTAACTGCAGACAAAGATGATTTTACTGAGCCTCAACAGAGTCATTCAGTATTACCATCTGATTACAAAGAGCAGGATGAGAAAGTGGTTTCTGACCAGAATGTCACGTCTGTTGAGATTAATAATTCACCTCCTTTAAAATTTTCAGATCGTGAGCCTCAGGGTCTTGATGATCTATTGCATTCAATTGACACAGAAATTGAAACTTTAATGAACTTCTGGAATCCTTATCCTTTCAAATTTGCACATGCCAACACTGCAAAGTCAGCCAGCAAACACTACGATCAACAAAAAAGTGAAAATTGTGAGCATAAACAGCCAAGTGTCGCTATAGAAACTGCGAGTGTTTCCGAAGAAGTGCAAATGCCAGATGAGCCTGTGAAAGCTAGCCTGGTTGACGATTTGGACTGCAACTCGTCTTATAATATCAAGGTACTTGGACACACTGAGATCCTGAACCTGCTTGCTGAAATAGCAAAACCAAAACTAAATGAGAAGCTGCCTCCAGGAGGTGTATGGTCTGAAACGTTCGATCGCTCAGATGTGAGGCTGAAAGAGGAAATGCCAGGTAAACCTTCCCAGAATGCCAGCAGTGACGTGTGGAAGGCTGGCAGTTCCAAGGCAGGGGCGATGAAGCTTCCAGGTAGACCGTGGGGAGACCAAAGTCCTACATTGCAGCCTGTCACCAATAAGAACAGCTGTGCAAAGAAGACGAAACGGGAAAGGAAGGAATATTGTTGTATTAATGCCTGGCTAGCTGCATCAGGTGTGCTTGGCATATACTGCAATTGTAAATTATCGCAAGGCAATAAAACTGAAAACCAGTTAGATTTGCGACATGCAATGCATGAGAACCAAAATAGCAATGAGCCTAGTGATCCAAATTGTATTGGAAAACACATGGATGTAGAGGCCACTTTACACAGTGTGCCTGTTGCCACCCATAGAGGACATGCTTTAGAAGTATCTGAGAGCTGGAATACTGGGCCCAGAAGCTGCTCCAATGCTGCTCCTGACTCTAATCGGGATGAAGTTTTGAGAGACGTTCAACAAGAAGTGTGTGTTGTTCAAGCTATGCAGCAACAGGCTGGTGCAAACAATACTCGAATAGAAAACAATGAAGTGGAAGGTTTCTGTAAGCCAGGCATTGCACACTTAAGTTCTCTTAGAATGTCTGAAGAACCGGTTGGATTACCCTGCAAAGCTTCTTCTCACGAGAAACCCGATCGAAAGGAAAGCAAAGACATTTCCCGAGATCTGGTTGAAGTTCAACCAGACAAAGACACGTGGACTGCTCTGGAACTTGATGATCAAACGACAAATGGGAACAGAGATCCTCCTTCAGACATATTGAGAAAGAAAATTGGTGACCAAACTGACAAGTGTAACACTAACCGCCACCTTGGGGTCAAGCTAGGATTCAAGG tcaTGAAAAGGAAACCTGATGCTTCTAATTGCCGGAGTCCACAGAAACAAAGGAAAAGTGAAACTCGGG